The following coding sequences lie in one Micromonospora sp. R77 genomic window:
- a CDS encoding ABC-F family ATP-binding cassette domain-containing protein, with translation MITATGLELRAGSRILLSDTTLRVQPGDRIGLVGRNGAGKTTTLKVLAGEGQPYAGQIDRRSAIGYLPQDPRTGDLEVTGRDRVLSARGLDVLMAQMKELEAKLAEDTDEKLVRRYGALEDQFAALGGYAAEAEAARICSNLGLPDRALAQTIGTLSGGQRRRIELARILFRDAGENGGGILLLDEPTNHLDADSITWLRGFLANHKGGLIVISHDGSLLESVVNKVWFLDATRSVVDVYNLGWKAYLEARETDERRRRRERANAEKKAGALMAQADKMRAKATKTVAAQNMARRAEKLISGLEEVRHADKVAKVRFPTPAPCGKTPLTASGLSKSYGSLEIFTDVDVAVDRGSRVAILGLNGAGKTTLLRMLGGLLEPDTGEVRPGHGLRLGYYAQEHETLDVDRTILDHMRSAASEQTDTELRRILGAFLFSGDDVDKPAGVLSGGEKTRLALATLVCSGANVLLLDEPTNNLDPVSREQVLDAIARYPGAIVLVTHDPGAVLALKPDRAILLPDGDEDAWSDDLLELVELA, from the coding sequence GGCGCGGGCAAGACCACCACCCTCAAGGTGCTCGCGGGGGAGGGCCAGCCGTACGCCGGCCAGATCGACCGGCGCAGCGCGATCGGCTACCTGCCGCAGGACCCGCGGACCGGTGACCTGGAGGTCACCGGCCGGGACCGGGTGCTCTCCGCGCGCGGCCTCGACGTGCTGATGGCGCAGATGAAGGAGCTGGAGGCGAAGCTCGCCGAGGACACCGACGAGAAGCTGGTCCGCCGCTACGGCGCGCTCGAGGACCAGTTCGCCGCCCTCGGCGGGTACGCGGCCGAGGCCGAGGCGGCCCGGATCTGCTCGAACCTGGGCCTGCCGGACCGGGCCCTGGCGCAGACCATCGGCACCCTCTCCGGCGGTCAGCGCCGCCGCATCGAGCTGGCCCGGATCCTGTTCCGCGACGCCGGTGAGAACGGCGGCGGCATCCTGCTGCTCGACGAGCCCACCAACCACCTCGACGCCGACTCGATCACCTGGCTGCGGGGCTTCCTGGCCAACCACAAGGGTGGCCTCATCGTGATCTCCCACGACGGCTCGCTGCTGGAGTCGGTGGTCAACAAGGTCTGGTTCCTGGACGCCACCCGCTCGGTCGTCGACGTCTACAACCTGGGGTGGAAGGCGTACCTGGAGGCGCGGGAGACCGACGAGCGGCGCCGCCGCCGGGAGCGGGCCAACGCCGAGAAGAAGGCCGGCGCGTTGATGGCCCAGGCCGACAAGATGCGGGCCAAGGCCACCAAGACCGTCGCCGCGCAGAACATGGCCCGCCGCGCCGAGAAGCTGATCTCCGGTCTGGAGGAGGTGCGCCACGCCGACAAGGTGGCCAAGGTGCGCTTCCCGACCCCGGCCCCGTGCGGCAAGACCCCGCTGACCGCGAGCGGGCTGTCGAAGTCGTACGGGTCGCTGGAGATCTTCACGGACGTCGACGTGGCGGTGGACCGCGGCTCCCGGGTGGCCATCCTCGGCCTCAACGGCGCCGGCAAGACCACCCTGCTGCGGATGCTCGGTGGCCTGCTGGAGCCGGACACCGGCGAGGTGCGCCCGGGGCACGGGCTGCGGCTGGGCTACTACGCCCAGGAGCACGAGACGCTGGACGTGGACCGGACGATCCTGGACCACATGCGTAGTGCCGCGTCGGAGCAGACCGACACGGAGCTGCGCCGGATCCTCGGCGCGTTCCTCTTCTCCGGTGACGACGTGGACAAGCCGGCCGGCGTGCTCTCCGGTGGTGAGAAGACCCGGCTGGCCCTGGCCACGCTGGTCTGTTCCGGCGCGAACGTGCTGCTGCTGGACGAGCCGACGAACAACCTCGACCCGGTCAGCCGCGAGCAGGTGCTGGACGCCATCGCCCGCTACCCCGGCGCCATCGTCCTGGTCACCCACGACCCGGGCGCGGTCCTGGCCCTCAAGCCCGACCGCGCCATCCTCCTCCCCGACGGCGACGAGGACGCCTGGTCCGACGACCTCCTCGAACTCGTCGAACTAGCCTGA